The following nucleotide sequence is from Zea mays cultivar B73 chromosome 1, Zm-B73-REFERENCE-NAM-5.0, whole genome shotgun sequence.
GTATATTATAACACTACAAGATCAAGCCCAAATCCTAGATCGGTTTTTTGTAACAAAAATAATGCAATTTGGCCATGCTGCAGTGCCTAAAGGTTCCTCCAAAACACAGCCTGCATTCCATTGCATCTGCGCAACATGGTGCATTGTCGCAAGAAAGAAACTCAGGGGCATCAATTAGCCATGGCAGATCTTCAGCTTCAGGTACTTGAGGATCCAAATATGTGATAGGCTGATAGCACCTAGAAAAAAATCTTGTGAAAAATATGCATTCTAAGTTTACCACTTACTAAACTCGGCGATTGGGAAAGACCGCCCCAAGGTATTGCATTAAGAAGAAGCTCAAACTGAGCCTGACCGAGAAAAGTCACGAAAGCTGGCCTCTCGTGCAACAATGAGGATCCAAACTGAGCCTTACCCATGCTTTCAGCCTTCTAGGCCCTACACGAGGATTCACCCCCCTATAGGCCAACTAGGGGAACCAACGAGTGACTTTTTTCAACCTCTGCCTGAAATTAGCTCCCACTGGAAGTCGAACTCCGTACCTGAGGGGTGCTACTAGAGTcatctaaccaactcagctagaggccagTTCGCCACCACTTACTCATTACCTTGTCAGTGAATTTATTTATAGGGTGTTAGTAGATAGTTTTTCGATGAATTTCTACTGTTAAATTTTATTTATAGAATTTCATCGTAACATGGATATTGTGGACACAGGTGCACTATCAATCTTACATATGAAGCTGGCCAAGAAGCATTATCAATCACAAGCCTGCTGGAAGTAAGCAGTATAGGCTAGTGCGTTTTTTCGTCTTTTTTGTATGTGTGCATGTATCACAGTATGGGTGTAGCCAGTCCTGTTTTATGGATGGTATATACAGGACTTTTCTCAGCTTCCTTCTAAGGATAGGCGATTTATTTCTCTACCACCATAGTTTGCCTGTTCCCTGAATATTGTTGCCACCGTCCAAATCTCATAGATATCACACTAATATTTTCCCAAATTGGATATGTCAATGACATGAACTGCTGATCCTTTTCAATGAAAACATTACTGATTGACTGTGCTATAAATCATGGACCTTGTTCTTTATTAGGCGGTGAACCTAAATTCTAACACCTCAATTTTGTACATCATAGAAATCAACTATGCAATAAGCAAACAGAATGTTCGAGCAATATAATGATGCCTTCTCCTGTAATATGGAAGTGCCACTTTTTAATGCTATGTTGGGACATTGGGTAGTCTAATAGTTTTGTTATTTTAGTATCCATGTACTTTCCTTTCCATTAACTATCAACATCAGGCTTCTATTTTTCTTTTAGGGGCAACTTTCATGTTACTGGAGGACTGATACATACTTGTGATGGACttgaagcccatttccctttagaAATTTCTGTAAGAGTTTATGAAGCTTCAAACCAAATGCCTGAAATTTTAAATCTAGAGGCTGTACCTATTTCCCAGCTGTGGCCAAAAAAATTCAAGATGGTACCTCCCGACATTGAGGATATTGGACTATGGTTTCTGAGCAGTCGCCAAAGGTACGTTTACTCTAATAGGTGTAGCTTTTAAATTTGTAAGAAGCACCTGTAGTGGTTCTGATCAAGTAACTTCCAAGTTGCATGTATGTCAATTACACTTGTATTGGCTGTTATGTGTCTCTAACTtgctaattgctatcacaatatCACATAAATGTTAAAATGTTCCTTCTGGTCTAGAAATCATGCAGATGATTGTGGGTATTTAAACCCTTGTTATTTATTAGTATATCTGCAGTCTGCACCTTGGATGCATCTCTGGTTAGCTTAAAAATTTCTTCTTACAGGCCACACTGGAGTTTTGATCACCTTCTTGAAAAAGTTTGTTCACATACTGGTCTGTTCACAAAAATTGGTGATATTGAGTTGGCAGTGTTTTCATCGAAGTTGCTTACACCACAAGATCAGAGTACGTTCACATTTTCATGCAAAGTTTTGTTTCTTTTACTCATCCTTTTACTGTTCTAACAATAATCTACTTCCCGACAAAAAAAATGATGACCTGTTTTACGAATTTCACCATGATTATCATAGACTAGTGTTTTTTAAGCTTATGTTTTCTTTTACCAATCCTTTTTTTAATACTTAACTTGATGGCTTTGTTTCTATTGTGGGCATGTTAGGAAAAAATAAAAAGTTGCTAATATCTTTGAAAATTGGGGACTGAGCCCTAGCTCAGTTGGTACACTCGCTGGTATGCGAGCTGCCGGGTGTGGGTTCGATCCTCAGGATCGACACCCCGTGCCCGTGCCTCACTTTGGAATTTATCTCCGGTTGCCTCCCAGGTTGTGCCTAGGTCTAGGTATACGGTATACACACGCATGCCCGTTTAGTAGTATTACGTGTTTTCCATGCACTAGAGGTGTAGGCCTCTCAATCCCTTCCTAGTGTGTAACGGACGCGCACACGTGTGTGTATGTGGTGTGGTGTGTGTAATGGTGTGAGTTCGTGACCTCCTTGTACCCTCTCAAAAAAATTATCTTTGAAAAAATTGGGGTCTGCAATTGTAAATATATCATCTGAACTATTATTATCATAACAGGGAAAGATGGCAAATTATATTTCTGGGGTGTTTTTGGGAAGCATATGAGGAAGAAGTCATGCCAACCAAACAGTCATATAAAAAATGTGGAGATAAGCAATCCCAGTCAACCAAATGGCAAATCTGAGGAAGTAGGCATGAAATTGGATATGAGAAAAGGCAAAGAAAAAGAGAGTGCTAAATCTGACGAGGTATTGGATTCAACAGGAGGCAATGATACCGATAGGGTCAATGGCTGCGTGGCAGTGCTTGAGGCTCCTGATTCAGACCCTGCATCCAGTTGCTCGGTTCCGGCTGCCTCTTCTCTTGGCGGATATTGCCATCATGACTCTGCAAAAAATAGCTCTTCTATCTTAGGTCACACTATCCCCTTGGTTGCTCTCAGTTATGTTTTGATCAATGTTCATTATCTTGTTAAGCTTTTTACGACTCCACTTTTTTACAGATTCTTCATGCCAGCCTGCTGACGGATCTTCTGTTAGCCCAGACCTCATGCTGGACATACCCCCTGGAATTTCTGCGCATATACCTCCTGGCTTCACAAAAGCCCACTGTCAGCTTCAGATGGGAACTGCTGCTCTGTCTTTTGCTGATAGGCATCGCAGTCTGATTTCGGACATTCCTCCAGGCTTTACTGAAGTTCATCGTGGACTCCCTCCTGCAATTCCACCTGCTGGACCAGCTTGTGTGTCGACCCCTGGGACTGAAAAGAAGCCCTTCGTTAGGTTCTCGCTTAATGTCCCAAGGCCTGTTGGAATGGGAGCTCCACCTGGATTTACTCCACTGCATGCAGTGAAGAAAGAGCCTGGGCTGCCTGATGTCCATGAGACCGCAGATAAGCACACACTACATTCTTTGGCAGCTGCGGCAGCTGCAGTGGTTAAGCCTGGGAAAGGAGGTGAAATGAAAATCGCAGACAATGAGGTACGAAGTTGTTTACCCTGTGTTCACCAATTTTTTTTTTTGTTTATTGAATTCTTAAAATAGTATGCCCTCCAGTCACAAAAACTTTGTCATTTAGGACAAGATTTTATAGTCAGACCTTAAACACTACAAACTTTAAACGTGTGAAGTATCTTTTACTGGATGCAGTACTTGTGTTGCTAGTAGTTTCTTCTTAAATAATCAGCGCAGACAGGGCAGAAATCCCCCAACCATACATCTGTTTTTGTCGTTAAATCAGAATTGCCCTTCCACATGTACAGGTAAAGACTGAACAAGATGAAAACTCAGAGGAACGAGATTTTCCAAAGATCAGGAGGCTTTCAGACCTGTACTGTAGGCCTTCGGAGGACAGCACTGAATTTTCCCAGCGTATGCCTGCACGCTTGCCCGACAAGTTTCAGGAGCAGAGACCCGAGAAACGTCTTGTGCATCCACGGGAGGAGGTCGGGCGGCGATGATGCCTGCAAAGGGGCCGATGGCAGCATCGCCAGGTGGTCGTCTGGATAGCGAGTGCGTTGTATGTGGTGAAGAGTTCCCCGCAGAGTGATTTCTAGGATTACCTCGACAAAGGGTACTAGACTGCTTTGTGTTAGTGATTATCCTGTTCAGCGGCAATGATGTACATGCCTGGACAATTAGCATGCTGAGCTTGTGCGTACAGGCCAGCACTTATCGTGAAGTCCGTGCTACATCATCGAAACGGTTAACGATATTGGGTAGTTTTGGTGAAACCCATGCATCAAATGTGATGGTCGAGCAGCATTACTGTTTTTATAGTGGGACCAACCTATCAAATGTGACGAAAAGGGTGAAATTCTATTCTAGATCCCCAAATATTGACTATTGAAGAGCATATAAACTACCAGAAAATGGAACTTACATGTCACCGTGTAATCATCGAGGGTTTAGCACCTAGGTGCACACGCTCATGTGGCAGTTTAATTCTGTTTAACCTATGTTTGTTTTAGCTTTTTTTTAGCATCTCGCCGTTTGTTTAGGCTTTTTTAGCTTCTGGTCATTAAAAGCTGCTGCAGTTGTTGTGGACTGTTAAACGCTCTAGTTTTTTATTCTGTTTCTATAAGAATAATTTTGGTAAAAATCGTTCACAGAATAGATCTAGTCGTCACAATAGTAGGAATCTATCGCTTTTTAGATCCTAAAACCTTTGGATCACTTTATCTTATCTTTCTCTGAACTTAATCCCCACGATATTCATATTCTTCTCACAGTTAGATTATCTCTACAGTCAGATCCTTAAAAAAGATAAATCAAACAAAAAACTAAATCAAACAAGCTCCTTGGTTTCGTCTCGACTCGTGCGCTGCCGCGGCGCCGGGATCGCTGGACCGGGCGGGGTAGGTTGTCTGCCTCCCGGAAGTTCACGCAATCACGCTCCTCAGTGAGCGGCGCAAGCGCAACGCCTCGCCTGCGGGCCGCGGCGGCCGAGCCCCGCGATCCGATCCGATCCAGCAGCTGGGCCTCGGTTCAAACGGAGACCACGCCGCGCGCACTTCTCAAAAAGCAACGCGTCTGGTGGTCAGAACTACTTCAGTATACTCGGGAGTCGGGACTGAATGAATGGCTGAAGATAGAGATCGGCACCCAGATATAGGAAAGTTCATAAATATATTTTTTATACTTTAGCCACTCGTTTTACTAAAATAAATTTTAAATTATcgtttattttattatgatttattTTATCACTTATGATTGTTTGGGTGtgacttaaaattttacatttttaaataaaacgagtgtttaatttttttaaaaaaataaataatttaAAAAAAACAAAAGTGTTATATATTTATAAACGGAGGTAGTTCCCATCGATTAAATTTTTCTTGATTTTGTAACCAATTCGACTGCGCTGCGCAGGATACGATTTATGGCAAATCGATCCAATATTTCAATACGCAAGAATGGCAATAACATCAGCAACAGAGATTCAGAAGCTCTAATACACCGGTGGCATTGGTCTTTCGTTCCAGAAACGTTACATGTTCACTTCTCTCATTCCATCCACTCACCAATATCTATCTATCTAAGAAAATTGCTGCCACaataggaacaattggatctataccattaaaagatccaaactttaaatatataccatggaccccacatgtcattgactcatgtcgacccacatgtaagtgagatagtaatggtatggatccaaagtggtgatcttttaatgatatggatccaaatttcccgccACAATATGATCATGTTGTTGTCAATTACTTTCTTTCTGGTACACAACAATGTCTCCGCCCAGCTGCCAATGAATGTCCTCCGCATTTACATGACCGAAACATAGTTTGTTGCCCAAGACAGAAAGATCCCGCCGGATAATTTCCACCGGGGAGGGATACCAATACACTTCATAGATCATAAGAAAAGAAACCCTAAGCTGATTTCTCAACTTCTGATTTTGTGTCCATTGACAGGGAGGTTACTTCATGGGCATCCGCATCAACCTTGTCGTTGAAATGGTCCCTTAGGAATTCCACTGCCATGAATGTGAATGCTGATGCCGGAACATACCATATTATTCTCGGAACACTTCCCTTGAACAAGCCGCGCACCCCCTCGGAAGTCCACGTCTTTGTTATAGCATCCAGCCATCCATTGTACCTGATAATTATGAAAAGGAA
It contains:
- the LOC100383905 gene encoding uncharacterized protein codes for the protein MARVERQPRNPSRLAPTSHPAPALPTTPAARRPGTPRNAAQGTVCATCVCGSGNNARCHCKQDARSRHNQTHHGNDGTATAGGIAKPDSQDKLKMARFSGGTYSKPDARVKLIPAEDITYLQRRKPCGRTVGSVGSQKRHCRRSVTPPPSSRRVSLLGSRSLAENPIPSVSSHDSCLPHKRLETAENRDPCAGGHISSSVTPCTSLKNLASPSCKSSQPLSTNLNTDATPRNLDRMVGIQTQALARSSSSSILHSQGQNSEKVSASLPKEAVTNPASPSPKQIGAQHPSDNPLVTKAGPSKSVCTHESEKLCSRDINLTATSTTVPVLQAPVVEPALLSSTSVFTERPFEVYPDTRTAAPGMQELSVKHVLLTPIPVRHEPSTECLKVPPKHSLHSIASAQHGALSQERNSGASISHGRSSASGALSILHMKLAKKHYQSQACWKGNFHVTGGLIHTCDGLEAHFPLEISVRVYEASNQMPEILNLEAVPISQLWPKKFKMVPPDIEDIGLWFLSSRQRPHWSFDHLLEKVCSHTGLFTKIGDIELAVFSSKLLTPQDQRKDGKLYFWGVFGKHMRKKSCQPNSHIKNVEISNPSQPNGKSEEVGMKLDMRKGKEKESAKSDEVLDSTGGNDTDRVNGCVAVLEAPDSDPASSCSVPAASSLGGYCHHDSAKNSSSILDSSCQPADGSSVSPDLMLDIPPGISAHIPPGFTKAHCQLQMGTAALSFADRHRSLISDIPPGFTEVHRGLPPAIPPAGPACVSTPGTEKKPFVRFSLNVPRPVGMGAPPGFTPLHAVKKEPGLPDVHETADKHTLHSLAAAAAAVVKPGKGGEMKIADNEVKTEQDENSEERDFPKIRRLSDLYCRPSEDSTEFSQRMPARLPDKFQEQRPEKRLVHPREEVGRR